In a single window of the Pseudogemmatithrix spongiicola genome:
- a CDS encoding SET domain-containing protein-lysine N-methyltransferase has translation MSATPIRATEHTSPSQYPAGTLLVTSCAAVGVLVEPTQRRLVATAPIAAGSVIFTLVGRETRVATRYSIQVGPEMHLDSDDLPTDDARVRERYWMYLNHSCDPSAWVRGLAVVALRDIAVGDGVTFDYNATEQAMAEPFDCHCGAASCVGRVSGYAALSPERRERIKPYVSAYLLAD, from the coding sequence GTGTCCGCCACGCCGATTCGCGCGACTGAGCACACGTCGCCCTCGCAGTACCCCGCTGGAACCCTGTTGGTAACATCCTGTGCGGCGGTCGGCGTCTTGGTCGAACCGACCCAGCGACGCTTGGTGGCGACCGCGCCGATCGCCGCCGGCAGCGTGATCTTCACCTTGGTTGGGCGCGAGACGCGGGTCGCCACCCGGTACTCGATCCAAGTCGGCCCGGAGATGCACCTGGACTCCGACGACCTCCCGACCGACGACGCGCGCGTCCGCGAACGCTATTGGATGTACCTCAACCACTCCTGTGACCCCAGCGCGTGGGTGCGGGGCTTGGCCGTGGTCGCCCTCCGCGACATCGCCGTTGGCGACGGCGTGACGTTCGACTACAACGCCACCGAGCAGGCGATGGCGGAACCCTTCGATTGCCATTGCGGGGCGGCGAGCTGCGTCGGACGCGTGTCGGGCTACGCCGCGCTCAGTCCGGAACGGCGCGAGCGCATCAAGCCGTACGTGTCGGCGTACCTGCTGGCGGACTGA
- the asnS gene encoding asparagine--tRNA ligase, translating into MTRTTEPTRISSLPGLVGQQATVSGWVTHTRSSGKVAFVTMRDGTGILQCVVVKPQVSAETWEAFQQLTLECSFSVSGEVKADARAPGGVELGVTELRLIGPSALDYPIQPKEHGVDFLLDNRHFWLRTPRQVAIMRIRNEIEQAIHDFFYERGFLRTDTPILTAAIGERSGLFATEYFDEGNAYLAQTGQLYGEALAAAFGKIYTFGPTFRAEKSKTRRHLTEFWMIEPEVAFNDTHANMDLQEDFVSFLVQRVLERQMPALKELERDVSKLEKVKAPFPRIDYTDAVATLQKKGSAVQWGEDLGAEDEALLVEDYETPIFICNYPKEAKAFYMKENPADPRTVLCDDMLAPEGYGEIIGGSQREDDYDKLLHRIKEEHLPLEAYSWYLDLRKYGTFVHSGFGLGLERTIAWICGTPHIRECIPFPRLMTRLHP; encoded by the coding sequence ATGACTCGCACCACCGAACCGACTCGAATTTCCAGCCTCCCGGGCCTCGTGGGACAGCAGGCCACCGTCAGCGGCTGGGTCACGCATACCCGCAGTTCCGGCAAGGTCGCTTTCGTCACGATGCGCGACGGCACGGGCATTCTCCAATGCGTGGTCGTGAAGCCGCAGGTGAGCGCCGAGACCTGGGAGGCCTTCCAGCAACTCACGCTGGAGTGCTCGTTCAGCGTGAGCGGTGAGGTCAAGGCCGATGCGCGTGCGCCGGGCGGTGTGGAGCTTGGCGTCACGGAGCTCCGACTCATCGGACCGAGCGCACTGGATTATCCGATCCAGCCCAAGGAGCACGGCGTCGACTTCCTGCTCGACAATCGCCACTTCTGGCTGCGCACGCCGCGCCAGGTGGCGATCATGCGCATCCGCAACGAGATCGAGCAGGCGATTCACGACTTCTTCTACGAGCGCGGTTTCCTGCGCACCGACACGCCGATCCTCACGGCGGCGATCGGCGAGCGTTCGGGACTGTTCGCCACGGAGTACTTCGACGAAGGCAACGCCTACCTCGCGCAGACGGGGCAGCTCTACGGCGAGGCGCTCGCTGCGGCCTTCGGCAAGATCTACACCTTCGGGCCTACGTTCCGCGCCGAGAAGAGCAAGACGCGCCGCCACCTCACCGAGTTCTGGATGATCGAACCCGAGGTGGCCTTCAACGACACGCATGCGAACATGGACCTGCAGGAGGACTTCGTGTCCTTCCTCGTGCAGCGCGTGCTCGAGCGGCAGATGCCGGCGCTCAAGGAACTGGAGCGCGACGTCAGCAAGCTGGAGAAGGTGAAGGCGCCGTTCCCGCGCATCGACTACACCGACGCCGTCGCGACCCTCCAGAAGAAGGGCAGCGCGGTGCAGTGGGGTGAGGACCTGGGCGCCGAGGATGAAGCGCTGCTCGTCGAGGACTACGAGACGCCGATCTTCATCTGCAACTACCCGAAGGAAGCCAAGGCCTTCTATATGAAGGAGAATCCGGCCGATCCGCGGACCGTGCTCTGCGACGACATGCTCGCGCCGGAGGGCTACGGCGAGATCATCGGCGGTTCGCAGCGCGAAGACGATTACGACAAGCTGCTCCACCGCATCAAGGAAGAGCACCTGCCGCTCGAGGCGTATTCGTGGTACCTCGACCTGCGGAAGTACGGCACGTTCGTGCACTCGGGCTTCGGGCTCGGGCTCGAGCGCACCATCGCGTGGATCTGCGGCACGCCGCACATCCGCGAGTGCATCCCGTTCCCGCGTCTGATGACGCGTCTGCACCCGTGA
- the deoC gene encoding deoxyribose-phosphate aldolase, producing the protein MSASELPRNPGGPLDLDVVRAIRVNKSAAERRSATIPTRRTVKKQWQAAWLLKAITLMDLTTLSGDDTASNVRRLCAKARRPLRDDLIDALGVAELNITVGAVCVYHQWVATAVEALEGSGIPVAAVSTGFPAGLSPFKQRVEEIHESVKAGAKEIDIVITRRHVLTGDWQALYDEVKAFREACGEAHLKAILATGELATLTNVARASWVAMQAGADFIKTSTGKEGTNATLPFSLVMTRQIREYERATGYKVGYKPAGGIRTAKQALEYLMLMKEELGDRWLQPDLFRFGASSLLTDIERQLEHHVTGRYAAAHRHPMP; encoded by the coding sequence GTGAGCGCCTCAGAGCTCCCGCGCAATCCGGGCGGTCCGCTCGACCTCGACGTCGTGCGGGCCATCCGCGTCAACAAGAGCGCTGCCGAACGTCGGTCGGCGACGATTCCCACGCGCCGGACGGTCAAGAAGCAGTGGCAGGCCGCCTGGCTGCTCAAGGCCATCACGCTGATGGACCTCACTACGCTCTCGGGTGACGATACGGCGAGCAACGTGAGGCGGCTCTGCGCCAAGGCGCGGCGTCCGCTGCGCGATGATCTCATCGACGCTTTGGGTGTGGCCGAGCTCAACATCACGGTCGGCGCCGTCTGCGTGTACCACCAGTGGGTGGCCACGGCCGTCGAGGCGCTCGAGGGCTCGGGCATTCCCGTCGCGGCGGTGAGCACGGGCTTTCCAGCCGGCCTGTCGCCGTTCAAGCAGCGCGTGGAGGAGATCCACGAGAGCGTGAAGGCGGGTGCGAAGGAGATCGACATCGTCATCACGCGCCGTCATGTGCTTACCGGCGACTGGCAGGCGCTGTACGACGAGGTGAAGGCCTTCCGTGAGGCCTGCGGGGAGGCGCATCTCAAGGCGATCCTCGCCACAGGTGAACTCGCGACGCTGACGAACGTCGCGCGCGCGAGCTGGGTGGCCATGCAGGCGGGCGCCGACTTCATCAAGACCAGCACCGGCAAGGAAGGCACGAACGCCACGCTGCCGTTCTCGCTGGTCATGACGCGGCAGATCCGCGAGTATGAGCGTGCGACGGGCTACAAGGTCGGGTACAAGCCCGCCGGCGGCATTCGCACGGCCAAGCAGGCACTCGAGTACCTGATGTTGATGAAGGAAGAGCTGGGCGATCGCTGGCTCCAGCCCGATCTCTTCCGCTTCGGCGCGAGTTCGTTGCTCACCGATATCGAGCGCCAGCTCGAGCACCACGTCACGGGCCGTTATGCGGCGGCCCATCGCCATCCGATGCCATGA
- a CDS encoding aldehyde dehydrogenase family protein has translation MTSVAEIFKTMDYGPAPESDAEARAWLAKHGAKFGHFVNGAWTKPGATFDVIDPSTTDLLAKVTQGSTKDVDAAVAAARKAQRSWGKLSGHQRAKHLYALARMVQKHSRLFAVVESMDNGKSIRETRDLDIPLVARHFYHHAGWAQLFEQEFAGYGPVGVVGQIIPWNFPLLMLAWKVAPALAAGNTVVLKPAEFTPLSALLFAELAHEAGLPPGVLNIITGDGKTGAALVEHKDVDKIAFTGSTEVGKIIRRATAGSGKKLSLELGGKSPFIVYEDADLDAVVEGVVDAIWFNQGQVCCAGSRLLVQEGIHDRLIEKIRARMEKLRVGKPLDKAVDMGAIVAPEQLERITALVKQGADEGATMWQPSWSVPKKGCFYPPTLFTNVEPASTIAQVEIFGPVLVAMTFRTPEESVALANNTPYGLAASVWSENINLALDIAPKLKAGVVWINATNLFDAAAGFGGYRESGFGREGGREGMYEYCSRKSGVGSGKRTATAARTRAVPSQLTTPNSQLPSVDRTPKLFIGGKQARPDSGYSRIVVNPKGQRIGEVGEGNRKDIRNAVEAAQAAAKGWSKSTGHLRAQILYYIGENLAARGDEFAARLRAQTGATAAQAKAEVEASVARLFSYAAWADKWDGAVHNVPIRGVALQMNEPIGVVAVAAPSEAPLLGFVSAVAPPVATGNAVVAVPSEPHPLSATDLYTVLESSDLPAGVINIVTGAKDVLAKTLAEHDDVEGIWYWGTREGVKAVELASAHNMKRTWCHADAIEWSNVAEGEGREFLREATQVKNIWIPYGE, from the coding sequence ATGACCAGCGTTGCCGAGATCTTCAAGACCATGGACTACGGCCCGGCGCCGGAGAGCGACGCCGAGGCGCGCGCGTGGCTGGCCAAGCATGGCGCCAAGTTCGGGCATTTCGTGAATGGCGCGTGGACCAAGCCGGGCGCGACGTTCGACGTCATCGACCCCAGCACGACCGACCTGCTCGCCAAGGTCACGCAGGGCAGCACGAAGGACGTAGACGCCGCCGTCGCCGCCGCACGCAAGGCGCAGCGCAGCTGGGGCAAGCTCAGCGGGCATCAGCGCGCGAAGCACCTGTACGCGCTGGCGCGCATGGTGCAGAAGCACTCACGCCTCTTTGCCGTCGTCGAGTCGATGGACAACGGCAAGAGCATCCGCGAGACCCGCGATCTCGACATCCCGCTCGTGGCGCGGCACTTCTACCATCACGCCGGCTGGGCGCAGCTCTTCGAGCAGGAGTTCGCAGGCTACGGTCCGGTGGGCGTGGTCGGGCAGATCATCCCGTGGAACTTCCCGTTGCTCATGCTGGCGTGGAAGGTCGCGCCGGCGCTGGCCGCGGGGAACACGGTCGTGCTGAAGCCGGCGGAGTTCACGCCGCTGAGCGCATTGCTGTTCGCCGAGTTGGCGCACGAGGCCGGACTGCCGCCGGGTGTGCTCAACATCATCACCGGCGACGGCAAGACCGGCGCGGCGTTGGTCGAGCACAAGGACGTCGACAAGATCGCGTTCACGGGCTCGACGGAAGTCGGCAAGATCATCCGTCGCGCCACTGCCGGCAGCGGCAAGAAGCTCTCGCTCGAGCTGGGCGGGAAGTCGCCGTTCATCGTGTACGAGGACGCCGACCTCGACGCCGTGGTCGAGGGCGTGGTCGACGCCATCTGGTTCAACCAGGGGCAGGTCTGCTGTGCGGGCTCCCGCCTGTTGGTGCAGGAAGGCATCCACGACCGCCTCATCGAGAAGATTCGCGCGCGCATGGAGAAGCTCCGTGTCGGCAAGCCGCTCGACAAGGCAGTGGATATGGGGGCAATCGTCGCGCCGGAGCAGCTCGAGCGCATCACGGCGCTGGTGAAGCAGGGCGCGGATGAAGGGGCCACCATGTGGCAGCCGAGCTGGAGCGTGCCGAAGAAGGGCTGCTTCTATCCGCCGACGCTGTTCACGAACGTCGAACCCGCGAGCACGATCGCGCAGGTGGAGATCTTCGGGCCCGTCCTGGTCGCCATGACCTTCCGCACGCCCGAGGAGTCGGTCGCGTTGGCCAACAACACACCCTACGGCCTCGCGGCCAGCGTGTGGAGCGAGAACATCAATCTCGCCTTGGACATCGCGCCGAAGCTCAAGGCGGGCGTGGTGTGGATCAATGCGACCAACCTCTTCGACGCCGCGGCGGGCTTCGGCGGGTACCGGGAATCCGGGTTCGGGCGCGAGGGCGGGCGTGAAGGGATGTACGAGTACTGCAGTAGGAAGTCGGGAGTTGGCAGTGGGAAGCGTACGGCAACTGCCGCGCGTACGCGGGCAGTTCCCTCTCAACTCACAACTCCCAACTCACAACTGCCGTCCGTCGATCGCACCCCAAAGTTGTTCATCGGCGGCAAGCAGGCTCGCCCCGACAGCGGCTATTCGCGCATCGTCGTGAACCCGAAGGGCCAGCGCATCGGCGAGGTGGGCGAGGGCAACCGCAAGGATATCCGCAACGCCGTCGAGGCCGCGCAGGCGGCGGCGAAGGGGTGGAGCAAGTCCACGGGCCACCTGCGCGCGCAGATTCTGTACTACATCGGCGAGAACCTCGCCGCCCGCGGTGACGAGTTCGCGGCGCGGCTCCGCGCGCAGACCGGTGCGACCGCGGCGCAAGCCAAGGCGGAAGTCGAGGCCTCCGTCGCGCGGCTGTTCAGCTACGCCGCCTGGGCCGACAAGTGGGACGGGGCGGTGCACAACGTGCCGATCCGCGGCGTGGCGCTGCAGATGAACGAGCCGATCGGCGTGGTTGCCGTCGCGGCGCCCAGCGAGGCACCGCTGCTCGGCTTTGTGTCGGCCGTCGCGCCGCCTGTGGCGACCGGCAATGCCGTCGTCGCCGTGCCCAGCGAGCCGCATCCGCTCTCGGCGACCGACCTCTACACGGTGCTCGAGAGCTCCGACCTGCCGGCCGGCGTCATCAACATCGTCACCGGCGCCAAGGATGTGCTGGCCAAGACCTTGGCCGAGCACGACGACGTCGAGGGCATCTGGTACTGGGGCACGCGCGAGGGCGTGAAGGCCGTCGAGCTGGCCAGCGCGCACAACATGAAGCGCACCTGGTGCCACGCCGACGCGATCGAATGGTCGAACGTGGCCGAAGGCGAAGGCCGCGAGTTCCTGCGCGAAGCGACGCAGGTGAAGAACATCTGGATTCCGTACGGGGAGTAA
- a CDS encoding LVIVD repeat-containing protein → MTPTPEYPSMRVLALASLTALTVAAAPLGSSLAAQTYPSATDPRNNLKPGLHDAGIAIQGMRLIATAPKPAALDSIRGLTFVNSDLAFRGNLVYQGNFAGFVIYDVSNPARPQVLSTVECITSQGDPSVVGNLLFVSAEGAGNRNDCAKGGVQNPQDHMAGVRIYDVSNPRAPRFIKNVQTCKGSHTHTVIPHPTDRGVVYIYVSGNQGARPASELAGCRNGSDPADESNSLYRLDVIKVPLARPQDAEVVTGARIFTGLGPAPARGGRARAARAVTGADSAEMAQMAMNGPRNCHDVTAYPAMNLLAGACASYGLLVDISNPERPVRLDAVADTNFSLWHTAVFSNDGKKIVFTDEWGGGTSPNCQAMHPLEMGGNTTLVIGADRKLTQHAYFKIPTAQGAQENCVSHNGGLIPVPGRDIMVQGWYQGGVNIIDFTDPDKPVEIAYFDRGPVDDAPVEGQARGRGTIAGSWGAYWYNGLIYSAEMARGLDILEVLPSEHLTANELAAAKLVTMEEYNPQSQPKLVWPAAFPVVRSYVDQLARGNALPAQLLGEIRNGIDGAERASGAQRRQQLVMVANMVQPLVQRSRDPERLRLLNQALRDLAGATR, encoded by the coding sequence ATGACCCCTACCCCGGAGTATCCCTCGATGCGTGTGCTTGCCCTTGCGTCCCTGACCGCGCTGACGGTCGCGGCTGCGCCCCTTGGCTCTTCGCTGGCGGCGCAGACCTACCCCAGCGCGACGGATCCGCGCAACAACCTGAAGCCGGGCCTGCATGACGCCGGCATCGCGATCCAGGGGATGCGGCTCATTGCCACCGCACCGAAGCCGGCGGCGCTGGATTCCATCCGCGGCCTCACGTTCGTGAACTCCGACCTCGCCTTCCGCGGCAACTTGGTCTACCAAGGCAACTTCGCGGGCTTCGTCATCTATGATGTGTCGAACCCGGCGCGGCCGCAGGTTCTGAGCACGGTCGAGTGCATCACGTCGCAGGGCGACCCGAGCGTCGTCGGCAACCTGCTCTTCGTCTCCGCCGAGGGCGCGGGCAACCGCAACGACTGCGCGAAGGGCGGCGTGCAGAACCCGCAGGACCACATGGCGGGCGTGCGCATCTATGACGTGAGCAATCCCCGGGCGCCGCGCTTCATCAAGAACGTGCAGACCTGCAAGGGCTCGCACACGCACACGGTGATTCCGCACCCGACGGACCGCGGCGTCGTGTACATCTACGTCTCGGGCAACCAGGGCGCGCGTCCGGCCAGCGAGCTCGCGGGCTGCCGCAACGGCTCCGATCCGGCGGACGAGTCCAACTCGCTGTATCGCCTGGACGTGATCAAGGTGCCGCTGGCCCGTCCGCAGGACGCTGAAGTGGTGACCGGCGCGCGCATCTTCACCGGCTTGGGCCCTGCCCCGGCCCGCGGCGGCCGTGCGCGTGCTGCCCGTGCCGTGACCGGCGCTGACAGCGCGGAGATGGCGCAGATGGCGATGAACGGCCCGCGCAACTGCCACGACGTGACCGCGTATCCGGCGATGAACCTGCTCGCCGGCGCCTGCGCGAGCTACGGCCTGCTGGTCGACATCAGCAACCCCGAGCGCCCCGTGCGCCTCGACGCCGTCGCGGACACGAACTTTTCGCTGTGGCACACGGCCGTGTTCAGCAACGACGGCAAGAAGATCGTGTTCACCGACGAGTGGGGCGGCGGCACCTCGCCCAACTGCCAGGCCATGCATCCGCTGGAGATGGGTGGCAACACCACGCTCGTGATCGGTGCGGACCGCAAGCTTACGCAGCACGCGTACTTCAAGATCCCGACGGCGCAGGGCGCGCAGGAGAACTGCGTGTCGCACAACGGCGGCCTGATTCCCGTGCCGGGCCGTGACATCATGGTGCAGGGGTGGTACCAGGGCGGCGTGAACATCATCGACTTCACGGACCCGGACAAGCCGGTCGAGATCGCGTACTTCGACCGCGGCCCGGTGGACGACGCGCCGGTCGAGGGTCAGGCGCGTGGCCGCGGCACGATCGCGGGCTCCTGGGGCGCGTACTGGTACAACGGCCTCATCTACTCGGCCGAGATGGCGCGTGGCCTCGACATCCTCGAGGTGCTGCCCAGCGAGCACCTGACCGCCAACGAACTCGCGGCGGCGAAGCTGGTGACGATGGAGGAGTACAATCCGCAGAGCCAGCCGAAGCTGGTGTGGCCGGCGGCGTTCCCGGTGGTGCGCAGCTATGTCGACCAGCTGGCGCGCGGGAACGCGCTGCCGGCGCAGCTCCTCGGTGAGATCCGCAACGGCATCGACGGCGCCGAGCGCGCCAGCGGCGCGCAGCGGCGGCAGCAGCTGGTGATGGTGGCGAACATGGTGCAGCCGTTGGTGCAGCGGTCGCGCGATCCGGAGCGTCTGCGGTTGCTGAACCAGGCGCTGCGCGATCTCGCGGGGGCGACGCGCTAA
- a CDS encoding DUF305 domain-containing protein codes for MRRLLPLFALAALTACPAPSTVPAAPEPSPAAEADEHAGHDMEADEHAGHVMHDLPPVSLPQGSLVTEADVRFMQMMIGHHAQAVYMTRMAEAAGASDRVLKLAHKIDLSQAGEIALMQGWLVDYGQHAPDTESWRRMSMPGMLTAAQLEQLGAARGRDFDRLFLQLMIKHHEGAIQMVTELLRSPGAGQEVDINVLANEIEAAQQAEIELMWQMLAELR; via the coding sequence ATGCGACGTCTCCTGCCCCTGTTCGCTCTCGCCGCGCTCACGGCCTGCCCCGCCCCGTCGACGGTGCCGGCTGCGCCCGAGCCATCGCCCGCCGCCGAAGCGGACGAGCACGCGGGCCACGATATGGAGGCCGACGAGCACGCCGGCCACGTGATGCATGACCTGCCGCCGGTGAGTTTGCCGCAGGGCTCGCTGGTCACCGAAGCCGACGTGCGCTTCATGCAGATGATGATCGGCCATCACGCGCAGGCCGTGTACATGACGCGCATGGCCGAGGCCGCGGGCGCCAGTGACCGCGTGCTCAAGCTCGCGCACAAGATCGACCTCTCGCAGGCCGGCGAGATCGCCCTCATGCAGGGCTGGCTCGTGGACTACGGCCAGCACGCGCCGGACACCGAGTCGTGGCGCCGCATGTCGATGCCTGGCATGCTCACGGCCGCCCAGCTCGAGCAGCTCGGCGCCGCGCGAGGCCGCGACTTCGACCGGTTGTTCCTGCAGCTGATGATCAAGCACCACGAAGGTGCGATCCAGATGGTGACCGAGCTGCTGCGGAGCCCGGGCGCCGGCCAGGAAGTCGATATCAACGTGCTCGCGAACGAGATTGAGGCCGCGCAACAAGCCGAGATCGAACTGATGTGGCAGATGCTGGCGGAGCTGCGATGA
- a CDS encoding DUF4256 domain-containing protein codes for MPKKGGSGLLDTLAQRFAAHPERHRGVEWETVRARLDANAGALKVLQAMEDTGGEPDVTAVDRKSGRITFTDCAAESPSGRRSLCYDRAALDARKEAKPKSSALEVAAKIGIRVLTETEYRALQTLGAFDLKTSSWILTPPEIRRLGGALFCDRRYDQVFTYHNGAQSYYGARGFRGALDV; via the coding sequence ATGCCGAAGAAAGGCGGGTCTGGATTGCTCGACACCCTCGCACAGCGATTCGCGGCGCATCCCGAGCGGCATCGTGGAGTGGAGTGGGAGACGGTGCGCGCGCGCCTCGACGCAAACGCCGGTGCGCTCAAGGTCCTGCAGGCCATGGAAGACACGGGCGGCGAGCCCGACGTGACCGCCGTGGACAGGAAGAGCGGACGCATCACCTTCACCGACTGCGCGGCGGAGAGCCCGAGCGGCCGACGCAGCCTCTGCTACGACCGCGCCGCGCTCGACGCACGCAAGGAAGCCAAGCCCAAGAGCTCGGCCCTGGAGGTCGCCGCGAAGATCGGCATCCGCGTGCTGACGGAGACCGAGTACCGCGCGCTGCAGACGCTCGGTGCGTTCGACCTCAAGACCTCGAGCTGGATCCTCACGCCGCCGGAGATTCGCCGGCTCGGCGGCGCCCTGTTCTGTGACCGCCGCTACGACCAGGTGTTCACGTATCACAACGGCGCGCAGTCCTACTATGGGGCGCGCGGATTCCGCGGTGCCCTCGACGTGTGA